Part of the Nicotiana sylvestris chromosome 2, ASM39365v2, whole genome shotgun sequence genome, ttttaaagattgaaatatATGTTTTAAAAATAAGTATTCAATTGTCTTTACAGGTCATATATTGCCACTAGTATATGGTGTTATTGATTCAGAGAACGATGCTGCTTGGATAtggttctttgagcaattcaagatagCATACGGTGGCAGAGAAAACATGTGTATCGTTTCAGATAGAAATGAGAGTATAATTAAATCTATATCGAGAGTGTATCCAGATGTACCGCATTTTGCCTGTATATGGGATTTATGGAACAACGTATATAACAAATTCAAAAAGAGCCATGCAAAGTTGAGCGAGATATACTTCTCGATGGCGAAAGCATACACACAAGCTGAATTTGACAGTCTAATGGAGAAGATGGAGAAGGTAGATATTAGGGTGAAAGAATACTTGGAGTTAGTTTGATACTAAAAGTGGGATAGGTTGTATGCACCTATTAACAGGGGATGGACCATGACATCAAATATTGTTGAGTCAATCAATGTCGCACTAGTGTCAGTAAGGGAATTGCCAATATACGACTTCCTCGAAGAAGTTAGGAAGATGTTTGGACGTTGGAGTTGCAGTAACCGCAAAGAAGCTACACAGACATACACAACGCTTGGAAAAAAATACTAGGAGATGCTGACTTTGAATGAGGCAATGTCTACACGAATGACTGTAAGTTTCATTTTAATGTCATTGTATCATATATTAAGTTATTTCTTTATATAGcttaattgttttctgaaataacTTATACAGAATTTTTTAGATATGTGTATTCAGTTGTTTTGTCATGCAGTAGCCTTATAATGTTATTTTAAATAGCATTATTATTCTTAAATAACTGCTGTATTTTACTGTATTCCGATGTATTTTATAAGTTCTCAATAATTGTAACCAACAAATGTATATCAATACTATGTATCTAATTGCCTCATTAGTCTTGAataacaacatgtatttaaatgtATTTAGATGTATTTTCTTTTCAGCTGCCTAAAGTTAAGCAGATGTTTGATGTACGTCATTGTATTCATACGCTAAGACGTAATTATAGTTTATAATTTGTCGGTCTACATATATGATGTATTCTTTTGTATTCAAAAATTTCAGTTTAACTGAATAATTCAGCATTATACATAAAGAAATTCATTTGTATGTTCTCAAAACTTATAGGTCTATGTTTAAATGTAGGTGGTACCATCGATTGAATACTTACATACGGTTAACGATGGAGGGAGGCATTACACTGTCTGCATGTTAGAGAGAAAATGCGTTTGTGGGAGGTTCCAAGTTGATGAATTACCATGCCCACATGCTTGGGCTGTATTGAAGAGCAAGTTTCTAATGCCAGAAGATTATTTCTCTAACTATTACAAACCAAATTCTGTTGTAATGACATATGATGTGTCTGTGATCCCGCTACCGGACAGAAATGACTGGAATATACCAGCGCATGTTGCAGAGGAAGTTGTATTACCACCCAAATGGAAAAGACCTCCTGGAATGCCAAATAAGAAGCACGATAAACCTTTCAGTGAATTGCTACAACCGAAAAATCAACATCCATGTAGCGTATGTGGTCACGGAGGACATAATAAGCGAACGTGTAGAAATGCACCACGTCAGATTTAGTTAACACTCTGACATGTATTAGTGCTCCAACGATTTGTCATTACTTCTGATGACATTgtgaaataataaattttgaaatGCCTTTCATCAATAGATTTTGGATACATTTAGTTGTAGTATTGTGTTGAATACATTCGAATACAACCTGTGTTGTATATACATAACTAATCAAAATACATCAGAATACAACTATATACTCGGCTATAATATAACAATTTCAATAAATACATATAACCTGAGTAAGTATTTGTAAGTATCAAATTAAGAAAAAGAAACTGAATATGATAAGTGAAAACTCAGTTCCAGATTCAAGAagaatacatctgaatacattaAAATACATCTGAATATAGTTAAATGCAACATTTATTTAAGAATAATGATGCCATTTAAAATAACATTATTCATTTGTACAGAAATTGCGAGATAACAACTTCATTATTCAGAGATTTCAGTATTCATTTGTACTGGAATAATGATTCATTATTAGTAGTGTTAGCCTTGGTCTCTGAAATATACATCGGAATACAATTATATACTCAGTTATAATTTAACAAATTCAATAAATACATATAACCTGagtaagtaaaataaatatatCAAGTTGAGTACATATGTAAAAACATGAAGTATACGGTTgctgtattcatatgtatttcaaTGTATTAGCAGTATTTACAGTTCCCAAGGTACATTTACAGCAACATTTACAGTTGACTTTAATAAACCTGAAACATACAGTTGCTGGCTTTCAATGACTTTGATAAGCCAAGTGACTGGATATTAATACACATTTATACACCTTGTTTAACACGTATGAATACATCTTGTAAGATACATACGAGTAGAAACTATATATTAAGCATGAATACTTATGAACAAAACAATAAAACATAAATTGAAAAGTTGTAATTGTCATACATGAACGCTGTAGATAAAGTCATTAAAACATTGCTTTTTCTAACTGAATATCATCTTCTGTCAAAAAGATATTCTAAGAAACAGTACTCACCTATAACAACATTCCAAAACTACATTCACCTAGAGCTACTCTAACACTATCTGTAACTTTGAATCTGACTCTGTGATTTGCCTAGTAATCTTGGAGGGTGCTTCATTCACACTTATGGCATCAGCGTCTATCTTCCGCATAGCATAGTCCCAGAGGAGAGGACCATATCTTTGACGGAGTAGATTAGAATTAAATGTTGTTTGTGGAATCTTACCAAGAGTGCTCAGAAACTCTGCGTATGCCGCAACATGCACCCCACCATCCCTAAAAAATGTAGattgaaataattaaaaataattcaTACAATTAGAGTTTTAAAATGATGATTGAATACATACATGCTCCCAACTTTTTGTTGAGGAAGATTTGATATGAAAACAACTTCAAAGGGATCAGTATGTGACTTATCAGTATATGCTGAGTAAGTAGACCAATCTATGCCTTATTGTCTCTATAAAAGCCACTGATTGATAGATACAGAGGTACAAGCCTAGCTAGCTTATTTATCAGAAGCTACATAGGCATCATGACCTGCAGATCTGTACGAGTCATACACTTTGATACATCTCTCCTTGAATGAGACAACAACCAATATCCAGTGTAGTTTGTCCTTCAAGTTGACTGGTATCAAGACATTGTCAACAGTATGCCAAGGTACATTAGCTAGCAATCTATAGCCCCTTATGTACTCACATACCACATCCTCTTCTTTGGCTACATTTGCATTACTATCTGTATCAGCATACCTGTCAAAGATTTCTGCGGATCTTGTCTTGAATATACAATCAACAGTTGTATACTTGATGTTGCTTGTTTGGTTGTACTTTCCCTTCTTTCTCAAATAGTAGAATATGACGTCAATTTGGTATACACAAATTCAATTACATAGTGTTAGTGCAATGAATCAAATTAAGAAAAAGAAACTGAATATTATAAGTGAAAACTCAGTTCCAGATTCAAGAATAATACATCTTACAttaaaatacaactaaatacagTTAAATACAGCAGTTATTCAAAAATAATGAGGCCTTTAAATACATCATACAGATTCAGTTAAGTACAACTGttatttaaaattataaaataattttaaaatacatcTAAATACATTTAAATGCATGTTGTTATTCAAGACTAATGAGGCAATTAGATACATAGTACTGATATACATCTGTTGGTTTCAATTACTTAGAACTTTTAAAAATATATCTGAATACGGTAAAATACAACAGTTATTTAAGAATAATAATGTCATTAAATACATCATACAGATTCAGTTAAATACATTTGTTATTTACAACAGTAATGTtaaaatacatctgaatacaactaaatacaacaGATGTAAAAGTTACATCTGAGTACAATTGAATACATAAAAGTAATGTAAGACAAATTTGTGTGAGCTCAATTTGTGAATTATACAATTAGACAAACCAATACTAAAGAAATGAATTATAGTGGAGTTGGAAGGGGTAAAATTTACATTGTCGTCCCATAGTTTACCGTCAAACGATAGAAGGTAAAACCAATTTTTTGAATTGACTTGATCAACCCAAAAATCCAATGGTATCTGAAGTGTTGACTTATTCTTCTTGTAATGTTCTTCCAAATTACTTCTACAAGTATGATATAAAAAACATTAtatcaatttttaaaaatataaatacgtAATAGACATACAGGGGAAAAACTCACTTTTGTTCATGTCTAGCAAGAAGACCATCACGAACCCATTTGTCGTACTCCTGAATGATTAATGTAGGATGTGGCCCAGTTATTGAATCATCCTCAAAGGGGTGTCTTTTTTCAAAAATGGGGGTCAACTTTACTGAGGTACTTGTTGTTCATTAAATTCATGAATAGAGACTTTTAATTATAAAAACCATGGGGAAATAGATCATTAGTTTATAAAAAACTAACCTGTAGAGTCGAAGTTAGACTCGTAAGGCAAAGAATACCATCTACTTGGTCGTCGATTCCTATGAGATGGTACTGGGGTTGATTCACCTTTTTTTGCATTGTTGTGTATCACAATTCTAGTTTCTGGAATTTGAGTAGGAAGAAACTTGTCGTCCAGCTCAAATTGAGATACATAGAAATCTGTAGATACACTCTCTTGGCCTGTAGGTGGTATGTTGCACGGCAGCTCTGATGTAGTATTCCCCTCCACTCTTGACTCCACACAAAAAGCATTAACCACTATATTCTGTTAGAGGTATGCATCATTGTTAGTGTAGTAACTAACTGTATGAACACAGttaaatacatataaatacaataTAGAAACTGAATATGATAAGTGAAAAATCAGTTAAATACATCACACAAATTCAAGAATAATACATCCGAATACATTAAAATACAGCTAAATACAGTTAAATACACCAGTTATTCAAAATTAATGAGGCCATTAAATACATCATACAGATTCAGTTAAATACATATTTAATTTACAACTACATAGTAATATtaaaatacatctgaatacatttAAATACATATTGTTATTCAAGACTAATGAGTCAATTAGATACATAGTACCGATATACATCTGTTGGTTACAATtactgagaacttttaaaatacatctgaatacagtAAAATACAGTAGTTATTTAAGAATAATGATGTCATTtaaaatacatctgaatacagtAAAATACAGCTTAAATGTATACAAATATCATGTTGTAATATATATGAATACATGTAGATACAACATGAGAAGAGCACAATAATTATGTAGAAATAAAGTCAGGAAAATACAAATGCATATAGGATTAAGataattaaaaatactgaatTATTCTGTATATACTTGTATTTCACAATGTACAAAATTATTTTATATATGATTAATCCAAATAAGAGCAAACAGGAGATATAAACATATGCTAAAAATGTTAAAAAATGTTAAACCTCAACATTATCCCCGATAATTGTATCAGTCTGTCTATGACCTTTTGGAATATCTTGCAAGTTAGTATCATATGGCAATTCAATACCATCATCACGTCTCCCTGTGGTTTCCTTTCTTTGGTGTAAGCTTTCTTTTTGTTGATTGTCTTTAAGATGGTCTGTGACGACTCGaacggtcgtcttaagaattaactctttgatcctctattaactgctttccccaagtttatttctgctaatgtgatttgctgagatgttcggttttgagtttcggggagttttggaatacttagtccctaaatgagagcttaagtgttggaaagttgaccgtagttagaacagtgtgaagacggcctcggaatggaaatccgatggtttcgttagctccgttggatgagtTCGAGTTTAAAggcgtgatcggattgtgttttggaggtccgtagctaatttaggctttaAATGGCgagagtcgaatttttgaagtttccggtccgatagtgacatttgatctaagggtcggaatggaattccgaaaattggagtagctctgtagtgttgaatgtgacgtgtttgcaaaatttcaggtcgttcggacgaaatttgatagactttttgatcaaaagcataagttaagagttcttagagttcttaggcttgaatcctatgttaaattggtgatttgatgttgttgcgagcgttccgaagttttgaacaagttagaacgatgtcatgggatgtgttgcaCAATTGGTTTGATGTCCCGGGGACTCGagtgagttccgggtaggttccgaaatattttaggccgaaaataatagctgttgcaggtccagaagagttgcaggcctcgaaacccaccagtgcggtccgcacaaagtccaGTGCATCCGCGGTGGGGGCTATGTGGCCGCACAAAatacagtgcggtccgcggtgtgGAAAATtttactggtcctacttcggaagctcatatcttttgatctacatggaattttgggatgattcaaaaacaaaagttgtagcctccgtgtctagtttctagaaaggtaaagaaatcacactTTGGACATGtatagcgaaagttatggccaaaataccaaAGTATGTCACTGCTGTCAAaaactgtgcggccgcagtcgttcTTGTGCAGACCGCAATggttttgtgtggaccgcggtcatttttgtgcggtccgcggaggtaaAAATCCGGGCGGTGCCCTATAAATAtaagattttgggttttatttcatattttgacctagagagctcggattttggcgatttttcgaatgtttttcaaaaaatttatcggggtaagtgattctaactcagattgactagagtacatgaatccatcattgaattcttgatttgggatggaatttgggaagaaaacttgtgaaatatttcaaaaatgtaaaatgatgatttaaaggaccaaatggtatcggaattggataattttggtatggttagactcgtgagggtatgaggattctgaaaatataaattttacccgatttcgagacgtgggcccgagtccgttttggtcattttacataatttcgcgtattagcttagaatttagttgtagaatcagttacttgaagtgttatttacattatgcaatcgaattgaatagatttggcccatttggagtcgagtacttgtggcaaatatgtggtgttgggttgattttgagccggttcaaggtaagtggcttgtctaactttgtgtggaggaccttccccttaggattgatatatttggtaactgaaatgccttgtacgtaaggtgacgagtgcgtacttgtgctaattgttggaaatctgattttcttaagtaattactagtatgtttcctttcctgtttctatttcttgcactattaagcctgtgttagcttaggaaagcatgtctaagtgacttaatttgctttatttgattcaacctgaCTTACTTGAATTCtatgcaacatgctaggctagaatcacttggtgccttaatatgaaattttgccatttctggaTATCTTCCTGCtattgctgtgtatttattttgggactacggatgtgagattccggtagctccccccttgtctgtttacgttgggactacgggttagattcccggtagatccccctgcacatttactttgggactacgggttagattctcggtagatccccctgcaccgttatatggaactatgggaatgcacccggtagattcccccagtactgggtaatTACagttgggactacggatcgggattccgatagatccccaagcattgatagttggactacgggacgggatcctgggagatccttcggatatatatatgatggactacgagacggtatcccgggagatccactggacaatTGTAATTAggactacaggacagtatcctgGAAGGCGCCttagttgttatctctgtgttgagctgtatttctttccgtggcttgttttgtctttgatctagttgttgttgttatgtcaattctatgttatttcttgttgttgcacttatttatactgttttattccatACTGTTAACCCTCATATTGTATTtcacctcagtagggccctgaccttcctcgtcactacccaactgaggttaggcttggaacttactgaataccgctgtggtgtactcatgccccttctgcgcatgtttttcatgtgcagatccaggtactgctgaTCAGGTCTACAATCATTGAGGAATGCGACTGCTttgagactccgaggtatatctgccgcatctgcagaccaaggagtccctttctattcatgcctttagtatttagcccttctgtacttttctgtcctttattagaaattccggagttagagctatgtagtatttcttttttttttctcttagcttgtgattcatgggtttccgggttttggatttatgtttgatattgagagttaaacatggtgtatgccgagcgggaCATTTAAATACTATTActgctttatttctattttaaattgtttacttccgcaagttttagACTTTCTTccacaaattaggcttacctagtcgtagatactaggtgccgtcataatggttcacggagggtgaaccggggtcgtgacatggTCAAAAAGCATCTTAAAGTTATCATTGATCAATGATCTCAGAGACTTGAACTCGCCAATAACCTTAGCAAGACAAAAAAATAATTAGAAAAGTGCGCCAAAAATATACAAATGTTAAAACACTAAACTGTAATGTGTAATGTGTGGATAAAAAACTCACGTTTTCTTTGAATGTATTTAGGTTTTTcctcaaagaagatacttcatcATTTTTGGAATCTTCCAGCTGATTGTGATGCAAAACATTTTGTGCAATTTCCGATACACCAACATAAGGAATCTTGGATTGATTCTCTGTATTTGAGGGATGAATAATCTGTTCCTTGCGCTTTTTATGGGGTGGTGATGAGGATGGACCAACACTTACAACATATTTCTTCTTACACGGAAGATCAGGTGTAGGAGAAAAGTCATCCGAATCCTCTGCCGACTTGTTTGAATGAGTAGGAGTAGGACTATTCTCAACAGCAACGCCTACTGGAGGAATCTGAATAACAGCAAGCTCTATATCGGTTGGATAGATGTCCTTGTAAATAATCTAAAAAACGAAGTACAATTAAAGTCTTACTACAATAGATGTATGCAAATCTGGAATCAAACTGTAATTTGTATTCAAATGAAGGAAGCAGTAATGATTAATAAGTTATATGCAACTGTATGCAGCAGTAATAATGAAGGCAGCAACAACTGTATTCAACTGTATGCAGCTATATGCAGTAATAACTGTATGCAAATGTATGTAGCATTAATGATTAGTAAAATGTAAACTAGCCACGATACAAATTGTAAATTACCATGTTTGCCTTGTCATTGAACATGTCGTTTATCAGATAAACAAAGTTTGGCTGATTTCTGGTGGTTCTCCAATTGAGTATTCTAGGGACTACGTTATCAACTCGGAGTGCAATTTTGGGATCAACTTTGAACAACACTCATAAAACCACACTTGCATAGCTAGGGGCATCCCAGCTATCCTGTAGTACTTCTTCTGAGCATCCATCTTCTTGCTAATAGATTTTGTCAGGCTTTCAAATGCTTTTAAACCCCATGGATATTCAGAATAGCGCCCACTCTCTACCAAGTCAAAATTTAGCCTTGGGATGGTTGTGCTGTTCTTCTCGGATGAAAAAATGAAGGTGTGTATGAAATACAACACAGTTATCTTCAAGGCATCCACATCGTTATCGTGACCCCAATTCTTGTCATCAAAGCATTCCATCAAATCTTTCTTCTTGAAAAGATTGGCACCTCCAAAGTAAGTCTCAATAAGCCGGTTAGGAACCTTTTCATTGAACTCAAAATCAGCATCGTTACCAACACATTTGAGGCCAGTGACAAGCGCAAACTCCCTTTTTCAGAAAGATAAAGAAGTACTATTGACGTGTATTGCAAATACATTGCTAGGAGTTCCTTCTAACTGGAGAGCCATGAAGCATCTGAAAAGTTGATGTTGGACTTCACAACGCTTAATTTGAAGGAAATTTCCAAAACAAGTATTACCCATTTGTTTGTACTGCTCTGGAGTAAGATTTTCTTTTAGCTCGGAGACTATGTCAGTGTTAGTATATACACTAATATGCGGTGCAAATATAGGCTATTTTTTTACAAACAACGTAATTCCCTGCATTTAACAAgaataaatacatataaatacaactgaatacaaaaCATATTTCATAGTATAACTGACATGAATATATatgaatacaactaaatacatACCGTAAAAATAAAATGGAGTAAGATATCATTGATATAAATATATGTACTAATATAATACATAAGCATAAAATAAATAAAGTCATTGCAATTAGAATAAAACAGTGATGGGAACTTTGAAAATCCTTATAAATACAACTATAAGAATACATcagaatacatacatatatatatatatatatatatatatatatatatatatatatatatatatatatatatatatatatatatgtatatatatatatatcattgatTTCTATAAGTACAAAAATATATTGAATATCCTTTTTGAACAGATAATTCAACATgtttatacatataaatacagaTGAATACATCAAAAATTACCTTTACTTCCAGTGTATCCGAGTTTTTACTTTTTTCAACCTCCTTCCCTTTGACAGATGAAGCTTCAGAAATATGTTTTTTCCCTTTTTCAGCAATGGGAAGTCTTGTTTCCTTCAATGATTTCTCGACTTGGGTTTCTTTGAAATTGTCATGTCGAGTTTTTGTTCTCTTCTCCAATGCCATATTTATGGCTAAACCTGTATCCAATTCTCCTTGAGTGATTTGCAAGGAGAAAGAGGGCCCATCGAAATTGAGAATTTTAGTGGGTATACCTCTAGTAATCAACTTACGGCATGTATTCTCAGACATTGTGAGAATACGCTTGGATACTGTTGATTAGAGAAAAATTGGTGAGTAGAGATATTGAGAATAAACAAAAATAGCgaaaatcaaaaaaattaaaTACTTACCACACTAATTATagaaacaaatgagtaaaatctAGAAGAGATTAGAATTTATTTGAGTGATTGGGGAAGGAGGAAGCAGCGGTGTGGGTGAGGAGGATTCTCTGGTTTTGAGCGTGTTTAATGGGAATTAGAAAGAAAATAGATTGTATCAAAATAGAGAGAGGATGGACGTGTATTGAGAAGTTGTATGAAAAACGGTAACTATGAGAGAGAAAAATTTGATAATAGAGAGAGAAATAGGGTACATAGCGTGTTTAGTAGCTTAAGTGTATGAGATAACCAAGATTGGAAATTTTGATATAAAttataaaaggtatctatagaatataatttatttaaatggtatttattttaaataaatagggTATTAAGCTTTGCTatatgaggtaaaaattcctttatttatttctttAGAAGAAAGAAATGGGCCAACTAGCTTAGTTGGCATTGGGCCTAAAGAATTGAGCTTTTGGCCTGAATTCTTTGCCTACTGAAACGTCTAGCCCTGCCCCACGGCCCACATTACTTGTGTAATCCACGAAAGATCACTCTTTAGTCTTTACTCAACAACTGGAGTATTCAACCAATACGCATGCTATCACAACATTCAAAGTTATATTAACTCAACAACTTATGTTTCAAGATTTAAATCACCATCTTTCTTAATATGCTAATTGAAGATATCAATGGGGATGAATACTTTGATGTCAATAACgaaatccaagaaaatagatgAATTCGGGCAAAACAGATTATATACTCACCTATGCAATTTTCAGATTTGGTTTTGGGAGGACTCAACAAGAAAATGAAACCAAAGAGAAAGAAAACTAAACtcttatacacacacacacacatacatacatacatatatatatacatacatatatatatatatatatatatatatatatatatatatatatatatatatatatacatacatatatatatatatatatatatatatatatatatatatacatacatatgtatatatatatatatgtatgtatatatatatgtatgtatatatctatatatatatatatatatatatatgtatatatatgtacatatgtgtacatatatgtatatatatgtatatatgtatttctGGAAAGTAAGTATCTTCAACAGAAAACTCCTCCCAAAATTTCTAATGTCGAAATCTTAACTCCAATACAAATTCTaacaaagataaaaataaacaaatctcACTTCATTACAACTTATAGCTAAACATACATACGAAACTGAACTaacatcattttttttttgtttagttcaCATGGCCAGCCTTTATACAAACATTGTTTCATTCACACATAACGAAAGAGAAATTAAACGAACAAGATGGGGCAGTAAAACGCGTCAACATATTCATGTTTCATTCAGTCAAATAGAGATTTACACTAAAGGAAAAAAGACCAGAAAAGTACCTAGAAGCCGAAACTAAAACGGTGCAGAGCCTCAAGACAAAGTAGGCAGCAATTTCAACAAGAAAATGGAAACCAATCAACAGCCCAACCAGCAGCAATTTtaacccaatatcaaccagaaatTAACCCAGAAACTGCAGAAAAACTTTCAAAGAAAGAAAAGCCCAGAAACTAACTTCACCGCTTTTATTTTTTAGAAGGTGTTGCTCTTAGTTTCAGCCTACTACAATGTGTTCAGCTGCAGATTCTTTTCAAGTTTTGTGCTTTTTTTAGTGTAAAAGATGATCTCTCAAATATAAGATAGATTGTGTGTGCTTAGTGTGAAAGAATGACCTCTTTAAGTAGGAAAAATAAGTCTTTTTGGACAGATTTTGATTCaccaaaaatctgtccaaaaagACTAACTTTTGTGTGCCAAAACAGTCATCATTTCACCAAATTCTGACACAAAATAGAGCAGTTGCATTTCCAGCATGTTTAAACAGTAAAATACCCAATAAACACGTACTTTAAACTCAAGTATTCAACTCTTATCTATACATGACTGAAATTCAGCTTATACACTCAAACTCTAACCAAATATGAACTAGCAAAGTAGAAACAAGACTCAAAATGCAATCGAACTAAGTATACAGACAAATTAGATTAGAATGAATTCGATTTGTGCAatataacatggaacaacatctgAATTTCACAAGTTAATGCTTGAAACAGAAATTAAACGAACATCGCTAAACTATCACGattaataacaattaaatatACGACTAACTATATAAGCAATTGAACTAATCTTTAGGTTTTTCATGAAAATAACATAAAGACTTAACTATTCGACCGACTAGGTCGAAGAACTGAAAATTCAGACTTAACAACTCTATACAAAATAGTCGACCGACTAGGTCGAAGAACCAAAAATCAGAACTAACGGACAAACAAAAAATAGTCGACCAGCTAGGCCGAAGAACTGAAAGTTCAAACTTAACAAATCCACACAAAA contains:
- the LOC138883912 gene encoding uncharacterized protein — encoded protein: MSENTCRKLITRGIPTKILNFDGPSFSLQITQGELDTGLAINMALEKRTKTRHDNFKETQVEKSLKETRLPIAEKGKKHISEASSVKGKEVEKSKNSDTLEVKGITLEFALVTGLKCVGNDADFEFNEKVPNRLIETYFGGANLFKKKDLMECFDDKNWGHDNDVDALKITVLYFIHTFIFSSEKNSTTIPRLNFDLVESGRYSEYPWGLKAFESLTKSISKKMDAQKKYYRIAGMPLAMQIIYKDIYPTDIELAVIQIPPVGVAVENSPTPTHSNKSAEDSDDFSPTPDLPCKKKYVVSVGPSSSPPHKKRKEQIIHPSNTENQSKIPYVGVSEIAQNVLHHNQLEDSKNDEVSSLRKNLNTFKENNIVVNAFCVESRVEGNTTSELPCNIPPTGQESVSTDFYVSQFELDDKFLPTQIPETRIVIHNNAKKGESTPVPSHRNRRPSRWYSLPYESNFDSTVKLTPIFEKRHPFEDDSITGPHPTLIIQEYDKWVRDGLLARHEQKSNLEEHYKKNKSTLQIPLDFWVDQVNSKNWFYLLSFDGKLWDDNTRSAEIFDRYADTDSNANVAKEEDVVCEYIRGYRLLANVPWHTVDNVLIPVNLKDKLHWILVVVSFKERCIKVYDSYRSAAYTDKSHTDPFEVVFISNLPQQKVGSMDGGVHVAAYAEFLSTLGKIPQTTFNSNLLRQRYGPLLWDYAMRKIDADAISVNEAPSKITRQITESDSKLQIVLE